A window of the Phaseolus vulgaris cultivar G19833 chromosome 5, P. vulgaris v2.0, whole genome shotgun sequence genome harbors these coding sequences:
- the LOC137835505 gene encoding putative cyclin-D6-1 codes for MDFNLENPLGNFHDLPWDALPSLFLIESDHIPPPNYCQTLKASDFDISVRRNVVSLISQLSCTFDPVLPYLAINYLDRFLANQGILQPKPWANKLLAISCFSLAAKMLKAEYSATDVQVLLNHGEGGVVFETQTVQRMEGIVLGALQWRMRSITPFSFIPFFVDLFRLKDPAFRQVLKDRASEIILKSQREIKVLEFKPSIVAASALLYASHELFPFQYPCFLRAISDCSYVNKETVVQCYNVIQDIAREEYESVLNINSTSDTPVNVLDEHFLSLESEKTNGVIQEQEFKRRKITDYGNKHTVPFSHFHQC; via the exons ATGGATTTTAACCTCGAAAACCCTCTTGGAAACTTCCACGACCTTCCATGGGATGCTCTCCCTTCCCTCTTCCTCATCGAATCCGACCACATCCCTCCACCCAATTACTGTCAAACTCTCAAAGCCAGCGACTTCGACATCTCTGTTAGAAGAAATGTTGTCTCTTTGATTTCACAG TTGTCCTGCACTTTCGATCCAGTTCTTCCTTACCTAGCTATCAACTACTTGGATCGCTTCCTCGCTAACCAAGGAATATTG CAACCAAAGCCATGGGCAAACAAGCTTCTTGCAATATCTTGCTTTTCTTTAGCGGCCAAGATGTTGAAAGCAGAATACTCTGCCACTGACGTCCAG GTTCTGCTGAATCATGGTGAAGGAGGTGTAGTTTTTGAGACACAAACAGTTCAAAGAATGGAGGGCATTGTCTTGGGGGCTCTCCAGTGGCGAATGCGTTCGATCACCCCCTTTTCTTTCATTCCCTTCTTCGTGGATTTGTTCAGGCTCAAAGACCCGGCATTTAGGCAGGTTTTGAAGGATCGAGCATCTGAAATCATTCTAAAGTCACAAAGAG AGATAAAGGTCTTGGAATTCAAGCCATCTATAGTTGCTGCGTCAGCCCTTCTGTATGCTTCACATGAGTTGTTTCCCTTTCAATATCCATGCTTCTTAAGAGCAATATCCGACTGTTCGTATGTTAACAAA GAAACTGTGGTGCAATGTTATAATGTGATACAGGACATAGCCAGGGAGGAGTACGAATCTGTGTTGAATATAAATTCAACTTCAGACACACCGGTTAATGTGTTAGACGAACATTTTCTAAGCTTGGAAAGTGAAAAAACCAACGGGGTGATACAAGAGCAGGAGTTCAAAAGAAGGAAAATCACCGATTATGGCAACAAACACACGGTCCCGTTTTCTCATTTTCATCAATGCTGA